One genomic window of Funiculus sociatus GB2-C1 includes the following:
- a CDS encoding IS1 family transposase, whose amino-acid sequence MQCPKCDSQYVVKNGHTHTGKQNFKCRDCGRQF is encoded by the coding sequence ATGCAATGCCCCAAGTGCGACTCTCAATACGTTGTAAAAAATGGTCATACTCACACTGGTAAACAAAATTTTAAATGTCGAGATTGTGGCAGACAATTTG